In a single window of the Pseudomonas oryzihabitans genome:
- a CDS encoding EAL domain-containing protein — translation MPTQLNRVARQASLGFFALVTLIFTLAGWMLFDLCARIDAQQREHSEADAQRALETRQDKLGRVLTDYSFWMEAYARTSSKVDVNWAYEEDNVGPSLYSDYGVNGAFILAPNGITRYAVVGGGRSKMQLETWLGDDQARLLALARERSSKDGYAQGYFQVDGKPASVMVAVIRPDATYQDFKRLSYMVFVDILTPDKLAQLGQAFELHGLTAQPGEVPTIGQRPTLVVRSDPGIAVTFNWTVHGMGHRLLAQFLPLLALMCGLALLLVWYLRRRIALAARQTDLAEDALRHSEQRFRTVSEASSDWIWEADAEQQLVYLSERFVAVTGFSREDWLGRPLHELLDYSPSQVDEVARTPLAAGRVRRPLRCEMHDAQGKLRFCQLSAQAIVTGGLLAGFRGTVCDVTEEIEAKARIEHISQHDALTGLANRHQLHRYLAQRFAEGVNASQPLHLLTLDLDRFKPVNDSLGHGAGDKVLCQVSRELRASVREDDLVARIGGDEFVIAVNGCQSAEQVSVLCGRILDGIGRTIRIDEHDINIGASIGIATAPQDGHSAEDLLRYADIALYEAKAAGRNTLRFYEPSMNQRILERRQLETELRQGLQRLEFELDFQPRFDASSQRLLGAEALVRWNHPTRGRLAPAQFIGVAEETGLILGLSDWVLREACSQAVAWAPDLIVSINLSPLEFQRDDLVARIRTVLECTGIAPERVELELTENVLLDDADGALELMKKLKDLGVRLSMDDFGTGYSSLSYLRTYPFDCLKIDRSFVSNIEVSESNAAIVEAIVSMGRALSLTVVAEGIETAGQLARIADLKCDQAQGFHLQRPLSQARFAALRRGQLQGTDESPSGPRAMFAEE, via the coding sequence TTGCCTACCCAACTCAACCGTGTCGCCCGTCAGGCTTCCCTTGGTTTCTTCGCGCTTGTCACGCTCATCTTTACCCTGGCGGGGTGGATGCTGTTCGACCTGTGCGCGCGCATCGACGCGCAGCAGCGCGAGCACAGCGAGGCGGACGCCCAGCGGGCGCTGGAAACGCGCCAGGACAAACTCGGTCGGGTCTTGACTGACTATTCGTTCTGGATGGAGGCCTATGCACGGACCAGCAGCAAGGTCGACGTGAACTGGGCCTATGAAGAAGACAACGTCGGACCCTCGCTCTACAGCGACTATGGCGTGAATGGCGCTTTCATCCTGGCGCCCAACGGCATCACACGCTATGCGGTGGTCGGCGGCGGACGGAGCAAGATGCAGCTGGAGACCTGGCTGGGTGATGATCAGGCCAGGCTGCTGGCACTGGCCCGCGAGCGCTCGTCCAAGGATGGCTATGCCCAGGGCTATTTCCAGGTCGACGGCAAGCCAGCCAGTGTCATGGTCGCGGTCATCCGCCCGGATGCCACCTACCAGGACTTCAAGCGGCTGTCCTACATGGTGTTCGTCGACATCCTGACGCCGGACAAGCTCGCGCAACTCGGGCAGGCCTTTGAATTGCACGGGCTGACCGCACAGCCGGGTGAGGTGCCCACCATCGGACAGCGGCCAACGCTGGTGGTGAGGTCCGATCCCGGGATCGCGGTGACCTTCAACTGGACCGTCCATGGCATGGGCCATCGGCTGCTGGCGCAGTTCCTGCCGCTGCTGGCGCTGATGTGCGGCCTGGCCTTGCTGCTGGTCTGGTACCTGCGCCGCCGGATCGCCCTGGCCGCCCGCCAGACCGACTTGGCCGAGGATGCCCTGAGGCACAGTGAGCAACGCTTTCGGACGGTCTCCGAGGCCTCGTCCGACTGGATCTGGGAGGCCGACGCCGAGCAGCAGCTGGTCTATCTCTCCGAGCGTTTCGTCGCCGTCACCGGCTTCAGCCGCGAGGACTGGCTGGGACGCCCCCTGCACGAATTGCTCGACTATTCGCCAAGCCAGGTCGACGAGGTGGCCAGGACCCCCTTGGCGGCCGGTCGCGTGCGTCGGCCCCTGCGGTGCGAGATGCATGACGCCCAGGGCAAGCTGAGATTCTGCCAGCTCTCGGCTCAGGCCATCGTTACCGGTGGTTTGCTGGCGGGCTTTCGCGGCACCGTGTGCGACGTCACCGAGGAGATCGAGGCCAAGGCGCGTATCGAACACATCAGCCAGCACGACGCCCTCACCGGACTGGCCAACCGACACCAGCTGCACCGCTACCTGGCGCAGCGCTTCGCCGAGGGCGTCAACGCCAGCCAGCCGCTGCATCTGCTGACCCTCGACCTGGACCGCTTCAAGCCGGTCAACGATTCCCTCGGCCACGGGGCCGGTGACAAGGTGCTCTGCCAGGTCTCCCGGGAATTGCGCGCCAGTGTGCGTGAGGATGATCTGGTCGCCCGCATCGGGGGCGACGAATTCGTGATCGCCGTGAATGGCTGCCAGAGCGCCGAGCAGGTCAGCGTGCTCTGTGGCCGGATCCTGGACGGCATCGGCCGTACCATCCGTATCGACGAACATGACATCAACATCGGCGCGAGCATCGGCATCGCCACAGCACCCCAGGACGGCCACAGCGCCGAGGATCTGCTGCGCTACGCGGACATCGCCCTGTACGAAGCCAAGGCGGCGGGGCGCAATACCCTGAGGTTCTATGAGCCCAGCATGAACCAGCGCATCCTGGAGCGGCGCCAGCTGGAAACCGAGTTGCGCCAGGGCTTGCAGCGGCTGGAATTCGAGCTGGATTTCCAGCCGCGCTTCGATGCCAGCAGCCAGCGGTTGCTAGGCGCCGAGGCCCTGGTGCGCTGGAACCATCCGACCCGGGGTCGGTTGGCACCGGCGCAGTTCATCGGGGTGGCGGAGGAGACCGGTCTGATCCTGGGCCTTAGCGACTGGGTCCTGCGGGAAGCCTGCAGCCAGGCGGTGGCCTGGGCGCCGGACTTGATCGTGTCCATCAACCTGTCGCCGCTGGAGTTCCAACGCGACGACCTGGTGGCGCGGATCCGCACGGTCCTCGAATGCACCGGCATAGCACCCGAGCGGGTCGAGCTGGAGCTGACCGAGAACGTGCTGCTGGATGATGCCGACGGCGCGCTGGAGTTGATGAAGAAACTCAAGGATCTGGGCGTGCGGCTGTCGATGGACGACTTCGGTACCGGCTATTCCTCGCTGAGCTATCTGCGTACCTATCCCTTCGATTGCCTGAAGATCGACCGCAGCTTCGTCTCCAACATCGAGGTGAGCGAAAGCAACGCGGCCATCGTCGAGGCCATCGTCAGCAT
- the xdhA gene encoding xanthine dehydrogenase small subunit, which produces MIRFLLDQELRVEEQLDPNLTVLQYLRERCGKTGTKEGCASGDCGACTVVLAEPDGERLRYRTVNSCLTFVAALDGRQLISVEDLKHQGRLHQVQQAMVDCHGSQCGYCTPGFVMSLFALQKNVESADSAATHEALAGNLCRCTGYRPILAAAEQACTQRQPDQFDAREQQTLARFKALAPVAETRLDGAGRRCHSPTTLSELARLYQAHPEARLLAGGTDLALEVTQQHRRLETLIYLGNLPELRGVTVRADSIEIGAATPLADCAAALAADYPDFGILLQRFASLQIRNQGTLGGNIGNASPIGDSPPLLLALGARLLLRRGERLRELPLDDFFLDYRKTALEPGEFIQAVRVPRAHEGLVFRAFKVSKRLDDDISAVCAAFALELEQDRIAAVRIAYGGMAATPKRASHCEQALLGEPWTSDSVERAVQALAEDFAPLSDFRASREYRLLTAQNLLRKCHLETTQPALATRVTAHV; this is translated from the coding sequence GTGATCAGGTTTCTGCTGGACCAGGAGCTGCGCGTCGAAGAGCAGCTCGACCCCAACCTCACCGTGCTCCAATACCTGCGCGAGCGCTGCGGCAAGACCGGCACCAAGGAAGGCTGCGCCTCGGGCGACTGTGGTGCCTGCACCGTGGTGCTGGCCGAACCCGACGGTGAGCGGTTGCGCTATCGCACGGTCAACAGTTGCCTGACCTTTGTCGCGGCGCTGGACGGCCGGCAACTGATCAGTGTGGAGGACCTGAAGCACCAGGGTCGCCTGCATCAGGTGCAACAGGCCATGGTCGACTGCCACGGGTCCCAGTGCGGCTACTGCACCCCGGGCTTCGTCATGTCGCTGTTTGCCTTGCAGAAAAACGTGGAATCAGCGGACAGCGCCGCCACCCACGAAGCCCTGGCCGGCAATCTCTGCCGCTGCACCGGCTACCGACCGATCCTGGCCGCCGCCGAACAGGCCTGCACCCAGCGCCAGCCGGACCAGTTCGATGCCCGGGAGCAGCAGACCCTGGCGCGCTTCAAGGCCCTCGCCCCGGTAGCCGAGACCCGGCTCGACGGTGCCGGGCGGCGCTGCCACAGCCCCACGACCCTGAGCGAACTGGCGCGCCTCTACCAGGCCCATCCCGAGGCGCGACTGCTGGCCGGCGGCACCGATCTCGCGCTCGAAGTGACTCAGCAGCATCGCCGCCTGGAGACCCTGATCTACCTGGGTAATCTCCCCGAACTGCGCGGCGTGACCGTTCGCGCGGACAGCATCGAGATCGGCGCGGCCACCCCGCTCGCCGATTGCGCCGCCGCCCTGGCCGCCGACTACCCGGACTTCGGCATCCTGCTGCAGCGCTTCGCCTCCTTGCAGATCCGCAACCAGGGCACCCTGGGCGGCAACATCGGCAATGCCTCGCCCATTGGCGACAGCCCGCCGCTGCTGCTGGCACTAGGGGCACGCCTGCTGCTGCGCCGGGGCGAACGGCTGCGCGAATTGCCCCTGGACGATTTCTTTCTGGACTACCGCAAGACCGCCCTGGAGCCGGGCGAATTCATCCAGGCGGTGCGGGTGCCGCGCGCCCATGAGGGGCTGGTCTTCCGCGCCTTCAAGGTGTCCAAGCGCCTTGACGACGACATCTCCGCGGTCTGCGCCGCCTTCGCGCTGGAACTGGAGCAGGATCGCATCGCCGCCGTGCGCATCGCCTACGGCGGCATGGCGGCCACGCCCAAGCGAGCCAGTCACTGTGAGCAGGCCCTGCTGGGCGAGCCGTGGACCAGCGACAGCGTCGAGCGCGCCGTCCAGGCCCTGGCGGAGGACTTCGCGCCGCTGTCTGATTTCCGTGCCAGCCGCGAATACCGCCTGCTGACGGCGCAGAATCTGCTGCGCAAATGTCATCTGGAGACCACCCAGCCCGCGCTCGCTACGAGGGTTACCGCCCATGTCTAG
- the xdhB gene encoding xanthine dehydrogenase molybdopterin binding subunit has translation MSSTLPVRTPEEMAAAFAAGLATGVGKPLKHESADKHVSGEAVYIDDRLEFPNQLHVYARMSEHAHARILRIDLAPCYQIPGVALAITAADVPGQLDIGAVLPGDPLLADGEVQYLGQPVLAVAATSLDAARRAAQAALIEYEPLEAILDVREALRREHFISPSHSHKLGDAAAALAAAPHRLQGELAIGGQEHFYLETQVASVLPTEDGGMLVYSSTQNPTEVQKQVAEVLGVSMNRVTVDMRRMGGGFGGKESQAGMPAALCAVFARLTGRPVKMRLPRFEDMHMTGKRHPFHVEYDVGFDDDGRLLGIRFELAGNCGYSPDLSNAIIDRAMFHADNAYFLGNAQITGHRCKTHLASNTAYRGFGGPQGMLAIENVMDAIARHRGLDPLEVRRRNYYGKETRHVTHYHQVVEDNLLEEMTADLAASSDYQARREAIQAFNRANPVLKKGLALTPVKFGISFTSSFLNQGGALVNVYTDGSIHLNHGGTEMGQGLNTKVAQVVAEVFQVDIGRIQITATNTDKVPNTSPTAASSGTDLNGKAAQNAAQTIKDRLIDFASRHFHVDSEEVEFRNGHVRVRERLLSFEELIQLAYVGQVSLSSTGYYRTPKIHYDRDQARGRPFYYYAFGAACSEVLIDTLTGEYRLLRTDILHDVGASLNPAIDIGQVEGGFVQGLGWLTMEELVWNDAGKLLTAGPSTYKIPAVSDVPPDLRVRLVENRKNPEATVFHSKAVGEPPFMLGISVWCALQDAVASVADYRFHPALDAPATPERVLWGVERMRRLAAEAQTASAITTEEPA, from the coding sequence ATGTCTAGCACCCTCCCCGTCCGTACCCCCGAGGAAATGGCCGCCGCCTTCGCTGCCGGCCTGGCCACCGGCGTCGGCAAGCCGCTCAAGCACGAGAGTGCCGACAAGCATGTCAGCGGCGAAGCCGTCTACATCGACGATCGCCTGGAATTCCCCAACCAGCTGCACGTCTATGCGCGGATGAGCGAGCACGCCCACGCGCGCATCCTGCGTATCGATCTCGCACCCTGTTACCAGATCCCCGGGGTGGCCCTGGCCATCACCGCCGCCGACGTGCCCGGCCAACTGGACATCGGCGCCGTGCTGCCGGGCGATCCGCTGCTGGCCGATGGCGAGGTGCAGTACCTGGGCCAGCCGGTACTGGCGGTGGCCGCCACCAGCCTGGACGCCGCCCGCCGCGCCGCTCAGGCCGCCCTCATCGAATACGAGCCGCTGGAAGCCATCCTCGACGTCAGGGAGGCGCTGAGGCGCGAGCACTTCATCTCGCCCAGCCACAGTCATAAGCTCGGCGATGCCGCCGCCGCGCTCGCCGCCGCGCCCCATCGTCTGCAGGGCGAGCTGGCCATCGGCGGTCAGGAGCACTTCTACCTGGAAACCCAGGTGGCCTCGGTGCTACCCACCGAAGACGGCGGCATGCTGGTCTATTCCTCCACCCAGAATCCCACCGAGGTACAGAAGCAGGTGGCCGAGGTGCTGGGCGTCTCCATGAACAGGGTCACCGTCGACATGAGACGCATGGGCGGCGGCTTTGGCGGTAAGGAGAGCCAGGCCGGAATGCCTGCGGCGCTCTGCGCGGTATTTGCCCGTCTTACCGGGCGCCCGGTGAAGATGCGCCTGCCGCGCTTTGAAGACATGCATATGACCGGCAAGCGCCACCCCTTCCATGTCGAATACGACGTTGGCTTCGATGACGACGGGCGCCTGCTGGGCATCCGCTTCGAGCTGGCGGGCAACTGCGGGTATTCGCCGGATCTGTCCAACGCCATCATCGATCGCGCCATGTTCCATGCCGACAATGCCTATTTCCTCGGCAACGCCCAGATCACCGGCCACCGCTGCAAGACCCACCTGGCGTCCAACACCGCCTACCGCGGCTTCGGCGGCCCCCAGGGCATGCTGGCCATCGAGAACGTCATGGACGCCATCGCCCGCCACCGTGGCCTGGATCCGCTGGAGGTGCGGCGGCGCAACTACTACGGCAAGGAGACGCGCCATGTCACCCACTACCACCAGGTGGTGGAAGACAATCTGCTCGAAGAGATGACCGCGGACCTGGCGGCCAGTAGCGACTACCAGGCTCGACGCGAAGCCATCCAGGCCTTCAACCGGGCCAACCCGGTGCTGAAGAAGGGCCTGGCGCTGACCCCGGTCAAGTTCGGCATCTCCTTCACCTCCTCCTTCCTCAACCAGGGCGGTGCCCTGGTCAACGTCTACACCGATGGCAGCATCCACCTGAACCACGGTGGCACCGAGATGGGCCAGGGCCTGAACACCAAGGTCGCCCAGGTGGTGGCCGAGGTCTTCCAGGTCGACATCGGTCGCATCCAGATCACCGCCACCAATACCGACAAGGTACCCAACACCTCGCCCACGGCGGCTTCCAGCGGTACCGACCTCAACGGCAAGGCCGCCCAGAACGCGGCCCAGACCATCAAGGACCGGCTGATCGATTTCGCCAGCCGGCACTTCCACGTCGACTCTGAAGAGGTGGAATTCCGCAACGGCCACGTCAGGGTCCGCGAGCGGCTGCTGAGCTTCGAGGAGCTGATCCAACTGGCCTACGTCGGCCAGGTATCGCTTTCCAGTACTGGCTACTACCGCACGCCCAAGATCCACTACGACCGCGACCAGGCCCGTGGCCGGCCCTTCTACTACTATGCGTTCGGCGCCGCCTGCTCCGAGGTGCTGATCGACACCCTCACCGGTGAATACCGGCTGCTGCGCACCGATATCCTCCACGACGTCGGCGCGTCCCTGAATCCGGCCATCGACATTGGCCAGGTGGAAGGCGGTTTCGTCCAGGGCCTGGGCTGGCTGACCATGGAAGAACTGGTGTGGAACGACGCCGGCAAGCTGCTCACCGCTGGCCCGTCCACCTACAAGATCCCGGCGGTGAGCGACGTACCGCCCGACCTTCGGGTGCGGCTGGTGGAGAATCGCAAGAATCCCGAGGCGACGGTGTTCCATTCCAAGGCCGTGGGCGAGCCACCCTTCATGCTCGGCATCTCGGTGTGGTGCGCCCTGCAGGATGCCGTGGCCAGCGTGGCCGACTATCGCTTCCATCCGGCACTGGACGCCCCGGCTACCCCCGAACGGGTACTTTGGGGCGTGGAGCGGATGCGGCGCCTGGCCGCCGAAGCCCAGACAGCCTCGGCCATCACCACGGAGGAACCGGCATGA
- the xdhC gene encoding xanthine dehydrogenase accessory protein XdhC — MNTRRGWLAILADFEARGEPCVLVTVADEQGSTPRDAGTKMLVGREEQHLTIGGGHLEYRAVEIAREMLAAGTRQPHLERFSLAASLGQCCGGVTTLLFEPQLAQDVPVIVFGAGHVARALVPLLAGLPCAVRWVDSRAQEFPAVLPAGVEKILTDEPLDEIARMPAGAYYIVMTHNHPLDLELTDAILARGDHGYFGLIGSRTKWAKFRHRLAARGHGAEHLATVRCPLGLPEVKGKLPLEIAIAVAGEVITHYGRPTQQADQPLRLVTATPS; from the coding sequence ATGAACACGAGACGTGGCTGGTTGGCCATCCTGGCCGACTTCGAGGCGCGAGGCGAACCCTGCGTACTGGTCACCGTGGCCGATGAGCAGGGCTCCACGCCGCGCGACGCCGGGACCAAGATGCTGGTGGGCCGGGAGGAACAGCACCTGACCATCGGCGGCGGCCACCTGGAATACCGAGCGGTGGAGATCGCCCGGGAGATGCTCGCCGCCGGTACCCGCCAGCCGCACCTGGAGCGGTTCTCCCTGGCCGCCAGTCTCGGCCAGTGCTGCGGTGGCGTCACCACCCTGCTGTTCGAACCCCAGCTGGCCCAGGATGTACCGGTGATCGTCTTTGGTGCGGGCCATGTCGCCCGCGCCCTGGTGCCCCTGCTGGCCGGCCTGCCCTGCGCCGTGCGCTGGGTCGATTCACGGGCCCAGGAGTTTCCCGCCGTGCTCCCCGCCGGCGTGGAGAAGATCCTGACCGACGAGCCACTCGACGAGATCGCGCGGATGCCGGCGGGTGCCTACTACATCGTCATGACCCATAATCACCCCCTGGACCTGGAGTTGACCGACGCCATCCTCGCTCGCGGCGACCATGGCTACTTCGGGCTGATCGGCTCCCGGACCAAGTGGGCCAAGTTCCGCCACCGCCTCGCGGCCCGCGGCCACGGCGCCGAACACCTCGCCACGGTGCGCTGCCCGCTGGGCCTGCCCGAGGTCAAGGGCAAGCTGCCGCTGGAGATCGCCATCGCCGTGGCCGGCGAGGTCATCACCCACTACGGGCGCCCGACACAACAGGCAGATCAGCCGCTGCGGCTGGTCACCGCCACCCCAAGCTAG
- the guaD gene encoding guanine deaminase: MTAIAHRAALLHSLADPAEVGLDASYEYHADGLLLVADGRIQAMGPAAELLPTLPAGTPVIEHPHALITPGFIDTHIHYPQTGMIASYAEQLLDWLDTYTFPTEGAFADPAKAAEVAQVFVGELLRNGTTTALVFGSVHPQSVDAFFQVAEHLDLRMIAGKVLMDRNAPDYLQDTAESAYRDSKALIERWHGKGRLHYAVTPRFAPTSTPEQLEAAGRLLAEHPDVYLHTHLSENLKEIDWVKALFPERSNYLDVYDHFQLLGPRSVFAHGIHLCDAECQRLHETGSAVAHCPTSNLFLGSGLFDLERMEAFKVNVGLGTDVGAGTSFSLLQTLGEAYKVQQLRGHRLHPFKSLYLATLGGARALRLDDRIGSLAPGHDADFVVLDLKATPLLNYRLQQSKSLEETLFVLTTLGDDRVVRETHAAGRRVHSRDA; encoded by the coding sequence ATGACTGCCATCGCCCACCGCGCCGCCCTGCTCCACAGCCTCGCCGACCCGGCCGAGGTCGGGCTGGACGCCTCCTACGAATATCACGCCGACGGCCTGCTGCTGGTCGCAGACGGCCGTATCCAGGCCATGGGCCCGGCTGCCGAGCTGCTGCCCACCCTGCCCGCCGGTACCCCGGTGATCGAGCACCCCCACGCCCTCATCACCCCCGGCTTCATCGACACCCATATCCACTATCCGCAGACCGGGATGATCGCCAGCTACGCCGAGCAGCTGCTGGACTGGCTGGACACCTACACCTTCCCCACCGAGGGCGCCTTCGCCGATCCGGCCAAGGCTGCCGAGGTGGCCCAGGTCTTCGTTGGGGAGCTGCTGCGCAATGGCACCACCACCGCCCTGGTGTTCGGCAGCGTCCATCCGCAGTCGGTGGACGCCTTCTTCCAGGTCGCCGAGCACCTCGATCTGCGCATGATCGCCGGCAAGGTGCTGATGGACCGTAACGCCCCGGACTACCTGCAGGACACGGCCGAGTCCGCCTACAGGGATAGCAAGGCGCTGATCGAGCGCTGGCACGGCAAGGGTCGGCTGCACTATGCGGTTACCCCGCGCTTCGCGCCGACCAGCACCCCGGAACAACTCGAAGCAGCCGGACGCCTGTTGGCCGAGCACCCGGACGTCTACCTGCATACCCATCTCTCCGAGAACCTCAAGGAGATCGACTGGGTGAAGGCGCTGTTTCCGGAGCGCAGCAACTACCTGGATGTCTACGACCACTTCCAGCTGCTCGGCCCGCGCTCGGTGTTCGCCCATGGCATCCACCTCTGCGATGCCGAATGCCAGCGCCTGCACGAGACCGGTTCGGCCGTGGCCCACTGCCCTACCTCCAACCTCTTCCTCGGCAGCGGCCTGTTCGATCTCGAGCGGATGGAAGCCTTCAAGGTCAATGTCGGCCTGGGTACCGACGTCGGCGCCGGCACCAGCTTCTCGCTGCTGCAGACCCTCGGCGAGGCCTACAAGGTGCAACAGCTGCGCGGCCATCGCCTGCACCCCTTCAAGTCGCTGTACCTGGCCACCCTCGGCGGCGCCCGCGCCCTGCGCCTGGACGACCGCATCGGCAGCCTGGCCCCCGGCCACGACGCCGACTTCGTGGTGCTCGATCTCAAGGCCACCCCACTGCTGAACTACCGCCTGCAGCAGTCCAAGAGCCTGGAGGAAACCCTGTTCGTCCTCACCACCCTTGGCGACGACCGCGTGGTACGGGAAACCCATGCCGCGGGTCGCCGGGTACACAGTCGCGACGCCTGA
- a CDS encoding NADH:flavin oxidoreductase/NADH oxidase, with amino-acid sequence MSALFQPFTLKDVTLRNRIAIPPMCQYSAVDGVINDWHQVHYAGLARGGAGVVIVEATAVSPEGRITPGCAGIWSDAHAQAFVPVVQAIKAAGSVPGIQIAHAGRKASANRPWEGDDHIAADDARGWDTIAPSAVAFGANLPKVPKAMTLEDIARVRQDFVDAAKRAYEAGFEWLELHFAHGYLAQSFFSVHSNQRDDQYGGDLAGRSRFLLETLAEVRKVWPEHLPLTARFGVIEYDGRDEETLAESIELAQGFKREGLDLLSVSIGFSTPTANIPWSSGLLAPITEQVRKATGLKVASAWNIDTPVLANQVVADGQLDLVMVGRAHLADPHWPYYAAKALGVDKPSWVLPAPYAHWLERYRTS; translated from the coding sequence ATGTCCGCATTGTTCCAACCCTTTACCCTCAAGGACGTGACGCTGCGTAATCGCATCGCCATCCCGCCCATGTGCCAATACAGCGCCGTCGACGGCGTGATCAACGACTGGCACCAGGTGCACTATGCCGGCCTGGCGCGCGGCGGTGCCGGCGTGGTCATCGTCGAGGCCACCGCTGTATCGCCGGAAGGCCGCATCACCCCCGGCTGCGCCGGTATCTGGTCCGACGCCCATGCCCAGGCCTTCGTGCCGGTGGTGCAGGCGATCAAGGCCGCCGGTTCGGTGCCCGGTATCCAGATCGCCCATGCCGGTCGCAAGGCCAGTGCCAACCGCCCCTGGGAAGGTGACGATCACATCGCCGCCGACGATGCCCGTGGCTGGGACACCATCGCCCCGTCGGCCGTGGCCTTTGGCGCCAACCTGCCCAAGGTACCCAAGGCCATGACCCTCGAGGACATCGCCCGGGTTCGCCAGGACTTCGTTGACGCCGCCAAGCGTGCCTATGAAGCCGGCTTCGAGTGGCTGGAATTGCACTTCGCCCACGGCTACCTGGCGCAGAGCTTCTTCTCGGTGCACTCCAACCAGCGCGACGACCAGTACGGTGGCGATCTGGCCGGCCGTAGCCGCTTCCTGCTGGAAACCCTGGCTGAGGTGCGCAAGGTCTGGCCGGAGCATTTGCCGTTGACCGCTCGTTTCGGCGTGATCGAATACGACGGCCGCGATGAAGAAACCCTGGCTGAATCCATCGAGCTGGCCCAGGGCTTCAAGCGCGAAGGTCTCGACCTGCTGAGCGTCAGCATCGGTTTCTCCACCCCAACCGCCAACATTCCCTGGAGCTCGGGTCTGCTGGCGCCCATCACCGAGCAGGTACGCAAGGCCACCGGCCTGAAAGTGGCCTCGGCCTGGAACATCGATACCCCGGTGCTGGCCAACCAGGTAGTGGCCGACGGGCAGCTGGATCTGGTCATGGTGGGCCGCGCCCACCTGGCCGATCCGCACTGGCCCTACTATGCGGCCAAGGCCCTGGGCGTCGACAAGCCGTCCTGGGTGCTGCCGGCGCCCTACGCCCACTGGCTGGAGCGCTATCGCACCAGCTGA
- a CDS encoding ArsR/SmtB family transcription factor: MRPFKHPSPDEFSLERLFHALSDPVRLDIVRYLARVAEATCGELDGGRPKSSMSHHFRVLRDAGLVHTRNAGTTHMNQLRREDLDQRFPGLMAAILAQSSDPVGKAD, encoded by the coding sequence ATGCGCCCTTTCAAACATCCCAGTCCTGACGAATTCTCCCTTGAGCGCCTGTTCCATGCGCTCAGCGATCCAGTACGCCTGGATATCGTCCGCTATCTCGCGCGGGTAGCCGAAGCCACCTGCGGCGAACTGGACGGTGGCCGCCCCAAGTCCAGCATGTCGCACCACTTCCGCGTCTTGCGCGACGCCGGGTTGGTGCATACCCGCAATGCCGGCACCACGCACATGAACCAGCTACGCCGTGAGGACCTGGATCAGCGCTTTCCCGGCCTGATGGCAGCCATCCTGGCGCAGTCATCCGATCCGGTCGGCAAGGCCGACTGA
- a CDS encoding SGNH/GDSL hydrolase family protein, with the protein MATALAGVAALFALVPSPEPVAEARGIQRVIAFGDSLMDCGTFGHIYATNPGRTYPQEIADAYGIDLSPNRQVEGYGHEGPTYPDGLCYAEGGAVTGSFTEPGFDHNEAPLAFSQQIRNFELQHGRFGQQDLVLVQIGGNDIIGPFYDKRLKAALMADAPLPQDVREQIEGRIRHTALNEVKLLRYLLGLGAQRLVVLNNTDYGKAPYLEPWTPALAERNHELVRLYNETLQANLPAGDRLLLVDAYRVMEEVFAHYGNYGFTHAEGDACLPGREFCDPDSYVEPGADQAYIFGARGHFASRTHSMLAQVVLERIAQTWPDSAVPDKPLLANAHLPNAPTVH; encoded by the coding sequence TTGGCGACCGCGCTCGCAGGGGTCGCCGCACTGTTCGCACTCGTACCCAGCCCTGAGCCCGTGGCCGAAGCCCGGGGCATCCAGCGCGTCATCGCCTTTGGCGACAGCCTCATGGACTGCGGCACCTTCGGCCACATCTATGCCACCAACCCTGGCCGCACCTATCCCCAGGAAATCGCCGATGCCTATGGTATCGACCTGAGCCCCAATCGCCAGGTGGAAGGTTATGGCCATGAAGGCCCGACCTATCCCGATGGGCTCTGCTACGCCGAAGGCGGCGCCGTGACCGGCAGCTTCACCGAACCAGGCTTCGACCATAATGAGGCGCCACTGGCCTTCTCCCAGCAGATCCGCAACTTCGAGCTGCAACACGGCCGCTTCGGCCAGCAGGATCTGGTCCTGGTGCAGATCGGCGGCAACGACATCATCGGCCCCTTCTATGACAAGAGACTCAAGGCCGCGCTGATGGCCGATGCCCCCTTACCCCAGGACGTGCGCGAGCAGATCGAGGGCCGGATCCGCCATACCGCGCTGAACGAGGTCAAGCTGCTGCGCTATCTGCTGGGCCTGGGTGCCCAACGCCTGGTGGTACTCAACAACACCGACTATGGCAAGGCGCCCTATCTCGAACCCTGGACGCCCGCCCTGGCCGAGCGCAATCACGAGCTGGTGCGACTCTACAACGAGACCCTGCAGGCCAATCTGCCAGCCGGTGACCGGCTACTGCTGGTGGACGCCTATCGGGTGATGGAAGAAGTCTTCGCCCACTACGGCAACTATGGCTTTACCCATGCCGAAGGCGATGCCTGCCTGCCCGGCCGGGAATTCTGCGACCCGGACAGCTACGTCGAGCCCGGCGCCGACCAGGCCTATATCTTTGGCGCTCGCGGTCATTTCGCCAGCCGCACCCATAGCATGCTGGCCCAGGTGGTACTGGAACGCATCGCCCAGACCTGGCCCGACAGCGCCGTGCCGGACAAGCCACTGCTGGCCAACGCCCACCTGCCGAACGCTCCGACCGTCCACTAG